AGTGAGGTGTACCTGAACAAAATCCCAGGCCAGATCACTGTTCTCACTTCATCTAATTCTAAAGATCATGCTAGTGCCATTAAGGATATATGATTTCTGAAAATCAATCCATCCTGTCCCAGGATCGTTGCAGGAGGTTGCTTGCTCAGTCAAACTTGACACTGTTCTATCAGGTTGTTTTGACAATGAAAACTAAGTCCTGAAACCTTGTGGTGAATTTGTTCCCAGACAGGATTCACTGAGCTATTTCCTAGTGTTTCAGCTgacccctcccacccaccacttCCATAGACCTCTTGGCAAACAGCTAGAGATTCTGAAAACTCACATCTTATGCTAAAATTATTTCTGCTTCATGAAAAACAAGGGAGCTACCTGCTCCTGGATTTGCTTAGTCTTGATCCCATAAATGATAGGATTCAGCATAGGTGGAGCCAGCATGCAGACATTAGCCAACAAGATGTGGATATGAGGTGGAATGTGGCGGCCAAACCTCTGAGTAAGGATTGTGAAGATTCCAGGCCCATAAAAGAAGATGATGACGCAGATATGGGAGCCACACGTGTTGAGAGTTTTATGACGAGCATCTTGGGAAGGGATGCGGAAGACAGCACAGAGAATCAGAACATAGGAAACAAAAATTAGCACAACATCCAACACCACTGTTAACATTAGGATACAAAACCCATACCAGATGTTCACTCGAATGTCATTACAAGCATATTTGGCCAAGCCAATGTGTTCACAAAAGGTGTGTGGAATAATGTTATTTTGGCAGAAAGTCaatcttttcaaaagaaatattatgGGAAAGAGTGTACAAAAGCTTCTAAAAAAGACAGTCACACTGATTTTCCCAATCAGTGTGTGTGTAAGAATAGTGGTGTATCTCAGTGGGTAGCATATAGCAATGTAGTGGTCAAATGCCATCACCAGCAAGATCCCTGACTCAGACATGAAAGTGGAGTGGATGAAGAAGAGCTGAGTGATGCAGCGATCCAGGGAGATGTCCCCAGCACGGAACCAGAAGATGGCCAAGGCCTGCGGTACTGTGCACGTGGAGAGGACAAGGTCTGCTCCAGCCAGCATGCAGAGGAAGAGGTACATGGGTTCAGGGAGGCTGCGCTTTGTGAGGATGATGAAGATGAGCAGGCTGCTCCCAAGCAGGGCAATGACATAGGAAATGAAGAAGGGGATGGAAATCCACAAATGCTGGTCCTCAAGGCCAGGGATGCCCAGCAAGTGGAAGACTGTGTGGCTCACACCAGTGTGGTTTAAGGCAGTCATACCTGAAGCAGATGGAGAGGAAAATAcacattcattttaatatattataagaGTAATTGTACAAATACGCTTTGCGAAGACACTCAGAGCCTTTGGAATATCTCACACTCTCCATCTTCTTTGAATATGCAAGTCATTGGAAATAGGCAAAGGTGAAAGGATATGGTCTGTGCCCCAATGAGTGGTAGCCAATTACACTTACCTCCAACTAATCAAAGTAACAGATGTTATTGTATGTATTTCTCTTTCAGAGAGAAAATTTAAGTACATGGAAGAAATGAGTATGCATGTCTGGGAAAGCTCTCAAAAGATAATACTTGAACTTGACTagttttgtaaaatgagaaatgaaaagagaaggaaagcagcATAAGAAAAGGTGAATAtacagatcaatgcaacaggtGCTCATGAAATGTTTCCAGTGTAGAGTGATAGGATAGGGAGTGCCTAAGAGATTTTGCAGGAAGGCTTTCCTGACTGTGAAGGGCCTTGATCCCAACTTCACACTTAGACATCATTCTTTATATAGGGGGCAGTCACCAGATGTCTTGAAGCCACTAGTTACAACAATCATGCTAGAATCATTGCCTGTGGAAGTTTATTGGAATGGTAATTGACTGAAGAGACTGGATGCTAAAAGGCCAGTCATGTTCCAGGAATCGAATGAATCTGAAGATAGTATAGTCACAAAGGaatcaaacaaatattttttgagcattgCCTTATGCCAGGGATTGTAGTAAACACATTGCATGTGGCAAGTTATATATTCTCCATTTAGGGAACAGACATCCATTCTGGGAAGTGAGTATTACTCCTTTTACCTGTAaggaaagtgagactcagagaATATGAATCTGCCAAATTTCACAACCAATAATTGATGGAAGTTAGTTTGAATCTTTCTGATTTCAACACATACAGTCTGCTTACTTGTAAAGGGTGTCGTGAGAGGTGAGAGGTAAGAGGTAACATAGATAGGGTTTCTGCAGCTTAGATGAGTCACTCCTCAAGCTCACAACTTATGGAGCTAAGCTTAGACATAACCGCAGTTGGAAAAAGAAAGGATTTATGGCTGGAGGGCAGGGGATTGAAGTACTCGATATTTGGAAGATTCTTTTGCTGAAACTGACATGTGATTGCATCATTTACTTCCTAGCTGTTTCTTGGATTTCTTCTCATTATTTACCACACTTCAGTAACCTCCATCCAGATATACGCTCTCAACCTCCCTTCCCAGACCCACTCTCCACATCTGCTGTAACCAATCAGATCTGTGCTTCTGGTCTTTACCATTCTTTGTCCACATATATCAATAGTCTTCAAGAGCCCTGTCACTGCTGGCCTATATGGGACATGACACTGGCCCTGTCCTTACCTTGATTCTGGAACCACCCCAACCACAGATGTCAAATTCACTCACCAGCCTTAGGCTGAGGCTAGAGGAACAGACAAACAGGAGATCTGTAATAAAAGTCAGCTTGTGAATGGTCAGGAAGGAGTAGGGCTGTTTATCCTCCTTTGTGGAGCCCTTGAGGGAAGCACTTACATCAGGACACCAGGGACAAAGCTGTCTCGACCAGCCTTGTCCTCATGCCAAGTGGCTAAATGTCTAAAACCATTGTCCgtctcccacccttccttccgTTTCTCATTCTTGCTTTTCTCAGGTTGTTCTGATACAAAAGCCTTTACCACCTTATCAAGCCTTGCTACAGGCCCATTTTAGTTAATGTGAAACCTATTTTCAAcaggaatataaatatttataattcatatttgccaatgatttttaaagttttgctccTCATGGAAAGGATTATGTTGAAGTTATATTCATTCCCTGAGTTTGCATAAGTGTCAAATTTAAAAGTCATGAATAATAATGTTTAACTGTTACCTAAGGGAATATAAATGAGCATGCTTAACAATTCAGAGAAGAGATGTGAGTCTTGATTACCCtggacatttatattttatttccctgcCTCCTTTagctgcatttaaaatttttcaatttatgttaatttttagtttatttgtgATGTACCCAGGCATAgctttctttgtttatattctctTTGAGGTTCACTGAGtttttgaatttgtaaatttattatttttacctaATTTGCAAATTTCTGTAATTATTACTTCCAAAATGTTTCTGTCTCactctctgtttcattttctttggggatGCCCACTACGTATATGTTACATCTTTTCATATGGTTCCATCAATATctgagaatcttttcattttcttctcactctTCTTCAGTTGGATAATTCTATTAATACATCTTAAGGTTAATTACTAGAAGTTTAATTACCTTGGTCAAAGCGTAACTGCATCTGTAGTTTCACTAGATATTGAAGATTCCCTGCATAGTGATTGCACCATTTTTGATTGTTACTAGCaatgtatgtgtctttttttctcagaatCTTTCCAGCAGAGTATATTGTCAAGCTTTTGAACATTTGTCAGCCTGACAGTTTACCAAATGTGGTTGACCATCTGCAAAAATGGCTGCCAATCATTTTTCTGTCTGCTGTACACACGTCGCCCCCAAACATGAGGGGCAGCCTATTCTCTAGCTCCTTGCATACAAGATGGCCTTGTGACTTTCTCTGACCAACAGAATAGGTTTGAAGTGATGTTGTGTGAATTCCAGGGCATATGGACGTTGCAGCATCAATTTTGCCTTCTTGGAGGCCAGTAGCTATTCAGAGAGCTTAGAatagacaaatgaataaaagatcATATGGACAGAGATCCCAATGAGATCAAGTCACAACAGCTGACAACCATAAAGGCAAAGGTTGTCACAGAGCTTTTGCTTTATTCACTTTTCTTTACACTCTAAACCTGAACTGTTCTTGGCATACTGTAGGCACACTAAAGATTTATTGAATGAAACATGATTGAATGAGTAAACTGGTATATGAATGATAGAATTATGTGACTTCCATTGTCTGGTGTATTTTAAGGTGCTTGGGTACCCTGAAGTCTAGTGATTCCCCAGTAATAGTCTAGTTGAGATTCAGAATGTTTGATTGGTGCTGGATGATGGTGGGGATGAGATTTTGGACTCTCTTGGTATTGAATTTCAGGAGGAGTTTCTCAAGAATTCCCACCTCAGCATGGTAACTAAGGCAGTTTTACAGGTTGCTGCAGGCTGCTTTTACAGCAATATTAACCATTTCATCTATCATAACTATTCCTCACATAAAGTAactgaattttttacaataaataattattttacagttaggtaagttttaaaattatctgcGATTCTTTTGTGAAGTTATtctatttcttgaaataaaatcaAGGTAACAATgtttagagtaaaaaaaaattgccttctATGAATGATTTATTTCAGATTGCAGATAatgcaaaccaaaataaaatcaattgaCAACTAGTAATAGATTTAGATAAATAGGTCATTAGTTATGAGCTATGTTTCATGCTGACACATGCCTTTTTTTCAACATCCATATGACACTTACACCTCACACAAGCTGCATCGCCAGGAAGGAGCTTACTGTAAGCCTTGGTCTTAGGGTCAGTGTGAAGATTCAAGAGAAGATAAGAGTACAAAAATGAATTTGGGCTCTGTAGGTGAGCTGAAGAGAAGAGATACTTCAGACAGTGAAAGGAAGTTGGTTCTCTGTCATGCCTCTCCACCACTCTCCCTCTACTCCCTGCCTCTCATGCAAATTCATTTACGTAGACTAAGGCACCCACCCTCCAAATAGCATCAAAATATAGACTCTCTTTATCAAATATGGAAATCTGAcaactttttctctctttccaacaCCTTTTGATACACTAACATCACCTCTTTCCTTCCCTATGGCCTCCTAATTATTCTCACAATTGttctccctctacccttctaggttcttctgactCATCTAGGAATTTACTTGATGTGAGACaagtcaacagaaaaaaatcaaacagaagtttaataacacgTATACatgagagagacccaggaaaactgaataaTTCACCACAATGGCCAAAGCCCTCACCTGAAATAGCATCTTCCATCAAAGGCAAAATAGGAGTTGAGGGTAGTGCTTTAGGACCTCAGTGAAGAAGAGTGCAATTcacatgaaaatggaaaagcGAATGTTTAATAAACAAATGTTTACCGATGCatgcagagacagtgggacacaaAGTGGACTCTGATTTCTAGGCCCTACCAGAGTTTCCCCAACACACTTAGaccatattctttgcagatagGTCTATTTCAGGAAATAGCTATTTATCTAAGTTATTTAGGCAGTTAATAGGGATGTAATGGggagtcttctgtttcttaaacacaaatcagcctaaattaatttttaccctaaagagacacattttggggtagCAAATTGTGCTTTTCTACATTACCcagtgcacgttcttcacagaatAACCAAAATGGTATTTTACAAAGGAAATATGATCATGCCACCCTTGAAAGCAAAACATTTCAAGGGATGTTCATTGCTTTTAGCATAAAAACTTAATTTATTAACATTGTCTGCCCGGCCTTGAGTGAAGGGATCACAGATAGAACTCTGGTCTCATGTTAAGTCATTCACTGTACTCCATTCCTGCTGAGCCTTTTCTAGTGCCTCACCAGGACCAAATTCCTTCTTGTCTAAAACATGTGTTTCTGACTCTAGAATTCTCTTCCCCTCCTGCTTTACTTAATCAAGTCCAGCTCATCTTTTATATCTCTCATTACAAGTTCCTCCTGCAGATGGGTATCTTTGACCATAGGACCTAACAAGGTCC
The genomic region above belongs to Hippopotamus amphibius kiboko isolate mHipAmp2 chromosome 9, mHipAmp2.hap2, whole genome shotgun sequence and contains:
- the LOC130829016 gene encoding olfactory receptor 52B4-like, yielding MTALNHTGVSHTVFHLLGIPGLEDQHLWISIPFFISYVIALLGSSLLIFIILTKRSLPEPMYLFLCMLAGADLVLSTCTVPQALAIFWFRAGDISLDRCITQLFFIHSTFMSESGILLVMAFDHYIAICYPLRYTTILTHTLIGKISVTVFFRSFCTLFPIIFLLKRLTFCQNNIIPHTFCEHIGLAKYACNDIRVNIWYGFCILMLTVVLDVVLIFVSYVLILCAVFRIPSQDARHKTLNTCGSHICVIIFFYGPGIFTILTQRFGRHIPPHIHILLANVCMLAPPMLNPIIYGIKTKQIQEQVAPLFFMKQK